The Siniperca chuatsi isolate FFG_IHB_CAS linkage group LG12, ASM2008510v1, whole genome shotgun sequence genome has a segment encoding these proteins:
- the dip2a gene encoding disco-interacting protein 2 homolog A isoform X5, whose protein sequence is MAERTSTGLLTMMLEPTPAVAMTLPAEVREKLAELELELSEGDITQKGYEKKRGKLLAPYIPQIQGVDPSLQIDNRIQASSQAVLPDLHTEAVQAALAKYKERKMPMPSKRRSVLVQSSVEACTPPDTSSASEDEGSLRRQGRLATSTPYQGHPAVEHWFNRVIQGSSTSSSASSTSSHPGGRSVTTTNTTAHAALNANAAATALADLMAHTQLDNHSAPPDVTGLSERSSLHAERPQVASVRGVSRGYNHHTSVMETADGCEWRGEGSLSLMDGVPVNSRVSSKIQQLLNTLKRPKRPPLREFFVDDFEELLDVQQPDPNQPKPEGQQMSPLEGEPLGVANKWPPSLPAALQRWGTTQPKSPCLTGLDNAGKPVYTLTYGKLWTRSQKLAYTLLNKLSTRNEPLLMPGDRVALVFPNNDPVMFMVAFYGCLLAELVPVPIEVPLTRKDAGSQQIGFLLGSCGVTLALTTDACQKGLPKAQTGEVATFKGWPRLLWFVTDGKHVVKPPKDWHPPVREASNDIAYIEYKTSKEGSTMGITVSHSAMLAHCHALTQACGYTEAETITNVLDFKREAGLWHGVLTSVMNRMHVISIPYSLMKVNPLSWIQKVHTYKARVAVVKSRDMHWSLLAQRDQRDLSLSSLRMLIVADGANPWSISSCDAFLNVFQARGLRPEVICPCASSSEAMTVAIRRPPEMGVPPPGKAVLSMGGLSHSVIRVDTEEKLSVLTVQDVGQVMPGAVVCVVRVEGTPYLCQTDEVGEICVSSSSTGVAYYGLPGKTKNIFETIPLTSSGIPISDRPFTRTSLLGFVGPDSLVFVVGKMEGLMVVSGRRHNADDVVATALAVEPMKFVYRGRIAVFSVSVLHDERIVVVAEQRPDASEEDSFQWMSRVLQAIDSIHQVGVYCLALVPANTLPKAPLGGIHISETKQRFLEGALHPCNVLMCPHTCVTNLPKPRQKQPEVGPASMIVGNLVAGKRIAQACGRDVAQLEDNDQARKFLYIQDVLQWRAQATPDHPLFLVLNAKGTVASTASCLQLHKRAERVAAALMGRLNTGDHVALVYPPGIDLIATFYGCLYAGCVPVTVRPPHPQNLATTLPTVKMIVEVSKSVCILTTQAIMKLLKSKEAAAAVDIKSWPMVLDTDDLPRKKSPQMYKPPTPEMLAYLDFSVSTTGILAGVKMSHAATSALCRSIKLQCELYPSRQIAICLDPYCGLGFALWCLCSVYSGHQSILVPPLELESNASLWLAAVSQYKVRVTFCSYSVMEMCTKGLGSQTEALRLRNVNLSCVRTCMVVAEERPRIALTQSFSKIFKDLGLSPRAVSTTFGCRVNVAICLQGTSGPDPTTVYVDMRALRHDRVRLVERGSPHSLPLMESGKILPGVKVIIANTETKGPLGDSHLGEVWVSSPHNATGYYTVYGEEALHADHFNTKLSFGDTQTVWARTGYLGFLRRTELTDASGERHDALYVVGSLDETLELRGMRYHPIDIETSVIRSHKSIAECAVFTWTNLLVVVVELEGSEQEALDLVALVTNVVLEEHYLIVGVVVVVDPGVIPINSRGEKQRMHLRDGFLADQLDPIYVAYNM, encoded by the exons GTGTAGATCCTTCTCTGCAAATTGACAACAGGATCCAGGCCTCCTCCCAAGCTGTTCTCCCAG ATTTGCACACAGAAGCCGTCCAAGCAGCTTTGGCAAAGtacaaagagaggaagatgcCAATGCCCTCCAAGAGACGATCTGTGCTAGTTCAGTCTTCTGTTGAGGCATGCACCCCGCCAG acacctcCTCAGCGTCAGAAGACGAGGGCTCGCTGCGCCGGCAGGGACGTCTGGCCACCTCCACACCCTACCAGGGCCACCCAGCCGTTGAGCACTGGTTTAACCGTGTCATCCAGGGTTCGtccacctcatcctccgcaTCATCCACCTCATCCCACCCGGGAGGGAGATCCgtcaccaccaccaacaccacagCCCACGCAGCCCTCAACGCCAACGCCGCAGCTACCGCACTGGCCGACCTTATGGCACACACCCAGCTAG ATAACCACTCAGCACCCCCTGATGTGACGGGGCTGTCGGAGCGCTCCTCGCTTCATGCGGAGCGGCCCCAGGTGGCCTCAGTGCGAGGTGTTTCCCGCGGCTACAACCACCACACCAGTGTCATGGAGACTGCAGATG GCTGTGAATGGAGAGGTGAAGGATCCCTCAGTTTAATGGATG GTGTTCCAGTCAACAGTCGCGTCTCCTCCAAAATCCAGCAGCTTCTCAATACTCTGAAGAGACCAAAGCGACCGCCATTGCGAGAGTTCTTTGTCGACGACTTTGAGGAGCTTTTGGATG TCCAGCAGCCAGATCCCAACCAGCCAAAGCCTGAAGGCCAGCAGATGAGTCCCCTAGAAGGAGAGCCTCTTGGGGTGGCCAACAAGTGGCCTCCATCCTTGCCAGCAGCCCTACAACGGTGGGGCACCACTCAGCCTAAGAGTCCCTGTCTGACTGGCCTCGACAATGCTGGCAAGCCTGTTTACACACTCACTTATG GTAAACTATGGACCCGCAGTCAGAAACTGGCCTATACTCTTCTTAACAAGCTGAGCACTAGAAATGAGCCTTTGCTCATGCCTGGAGACCGA GTTGCACTTGTTTTCCCCAACAACGACCCAGTGATGTTCATGGTGGCCTTTTACGGCTGTCTCCTGGCAGAGCTGGTACCTGTGCCTATTGAAGTCCCGCTGACCAGAAAG GATGCAGGAAGTCAACAGATTGGCTTTCTGTTGGGCAGCTGTGGTGTCACGTTGGCGCTGACCACTGATGCTTGTCAGAAAGGCTTGCCCAAAGCACAAACGGGGGAGGTAGCCACTTTCAAAG GCTGGCCGCGGTTGCTGTGGTTTGTGACAGATGGAAAACATGTTGTAAAGCCTCCGAAAGATTGGCATCCTCCTGTACGGGAAGCCAGTAATGACATAGCTTACATAGAG TATAAAACCAGCAAGGAAGGAAGCACCATGGGAATCACAGTGTCCCATTCAgccatgctggctcactgtcacgcCCTCACACAGGCCTGCGGCTACACTGAAG CTGAGACCATAACCAACGTCCTGGACTTCAAGAGAGAAGCAGGATTATGGCATGGTGTTCTTACT AGTGTCATGAATCGGATGCATGTGATCAGCATTCCTTACTCCCTGATGAAAGTCAACCCCCTCTCCTGGATACAGAAGGTTCACACATACAAAG CGCGGGTTGCAGTGGTTAAGTCGAGGGACATGCATTGGTCTCTGCTGGCCCAGAGAGACCAGCGAGACCTCAGCCTGAGCTCACTGCGCATGCTCATTGTAGCTGATGGAGCTAACCCAT GGTCGATATCCTCTTGCGACGCCTTCCTCAACGTGTTTCAGGCACGTGGGCTGCGACCTGAGGTGATCTGTCCATGTGCAAGCTCTTCAGAAGCCATGACTGTCGCCATCCGCAG ACCTCCAGAAATGGGTGTTCCTCCTCCTGGGAAGGCGGTGCTGTCTATGGGTGGGCTGAGCCACAGCGTGATCCGTgtggacacagaggagaaaCTCTCTGTCCTTACAGTGCAGGATGTGGGACAGGTCATGCCTGGAG CTGTGGTTTGTGTGGTGCGGGTGGAGGGGACACCCTATCTCTGTCAGACAGACGAGGTTGGAGAGATCTGCGTGAGCTCAAGTAGCACGGGTGTAGCTTATTATGGCCTCCCGGGGAAGACCAAGAACATCTTTGAG ACCATCCCACTAACATCATCTGGGATTCCCATCAGTGACAGACCCTTTACCAGGACCTCACTGCTGGGCTTTGTGGGACCG GACAGCCTTGTGTTTGTTGTGGGGAAGATGGAAGGACTGATGGTGGTCAGTGGGCGGAGACACAATGCTGATGACGTGGTTGCCACAGCACTGGCAGTGGAGCCCATGAAGTTTGTGTACAGGGGGAG GatagcagtgttttctgtgtccGTGCTGCACGACGAGAGGATCGTTGTTGTGGCAGAGCAGAGGCCAGACGCCTCTGAGGAAGACAGCTTCCAGTGGATGAGCCGTGTCCTTCAG GCCATAGACAGCATCCATCAGGTCGGGGTGTACTGCCTGGCCCTGGTGCCTGCCAATACTCTTCCTAAGGCTCCCCTGGGCGGCATCCATATATCTGAGACCAAACAGCGCTTCCTGGAGGGCGCCTTGCACCCCTGCAACGTCCTCATGTGCCCTCACACATGTGTCACCAACCTGCCCAAGCCGAGACAAAAACAGCCAG AGGTCGGTCCTGCTTCTATGATAGTGGGTAACCTGGTGGCAGGCAAGAGGATAGCACAGGCCTGCGGGAGAGACGTGGCCCAGCTAGAGGACAATGACCAGGCACGTAAG TTTCTGTACATACAAGACGTGCTGCAATGGAGAGCTCAGGCCACTCCAGACCATCCTCTGTTCCTTGTTCTCAATGCTAAG GGCACGGTGGCTAGTACAGCTTCCTGTCTGCAGCTGCACAAGCGGGCAGAGCGGGTGGCTGCTGCACTGATGGGACGCCTCAACACTGGAGACCATGTAGCACTCGTCTACCCGCCAG GAATCGACCTGATTGCCACCTTCTATGGCTGCCTGTACGCTGGCTGTGTGCCAGTCACTGTCAGACCCCCGCACCCCCAGAACCTGGCGACCACCCTGCCCACCGTCAAGATGATTGTTGAG GTCAGTAAGTCGGTGTGTATCCTGACCACTCAAGCAATAATGAAGCTGCTGAAATCCAaagaggctgctgcagctgtggACATCAAGAGCTGGCCCATGGTGCTGGACACAG ATGACCTCCCCAGGAAGAAGAGCCCCCAGATGTACAAGCCCCCGACCCCAGAGATGTTAGCTTACCTGGACTTCAGTGTGTCCACAACAGGCATCTTAGCGGGGGTCAAA ATGTCTCATGCTGCCACCAGTGCCTTGTGTCGCTCCATCAAACTGCAGTGTGAGCTCTACCCATCCCGGCAGATCGCCATCTGTCTGGACCCCTACTGCGGCCTGGGCTTCGCTCTCTGGTGTCTGTGCAG CGTGTACTCGGGCCACCAGTCGATCCTGGTTCCCCCTCTGGAGCTAGAGAGCAATGCGTCTCTGTGGCTTGCGGCAGTCAGCCAGTACAAAGTGCGCGTCACCTTCTGCTCGTATTCAGTCATGGAGATGTGCACCAAGGGCCTGGGTTCACAGACAGAAGCACTGCGG TTGCGAAATGTGAACCTGTCTTGTGTGCGTACGTGCATGGTCGTAGCAGAGGAGAGGCCCCGCATAGCACTTACTCAGTCCTTCTCAAAGATCTTCAAGGACTTGGGGCTTTCACCACGCGCCGTCAGCACCACCTTCGGCTGCAGGGTGAATGTGGCGATCTGTTTGCAG GGCACATCTGGACCAGACCCCACTACTGTTTATGTGGACATGAGAGCTCTACGACATGATAG GGTTCGCCTGGTAGAGAGAGGGTCACCACACAGCTTGCCACTGATGGAGTCTGGGAAG ATCCTTCCAGGAGTGAAGGTGATCATTGCCAACACAGAGACTAAAGGACCCCTGGGAGACTCCCACCTAGGAGAG GTCTGGGTGAGCAGTCCTCACAATGCTACAGGCTACTACACAGTGTATGGTGAGGAGGCGCTGCATGCGGACCACTTCAACACAAAGCTCAGCTTCGGCGACACCCAGACTGTGTGGGCAAGGACGGGCTACCTGGGCTTCCTGCGGCGCACTGAGCTGACTGATGCCAGTGGAG AGCGCCATGACGCCCTCTATGTGGTGGGCTCTCTTGATGAGACTCTGGAGCTGAGAGGAATGAGGTATCACCCAATTGACATCGAGACCTCTGTTATCCGTTCTCACAAGAGCATAGCTGAATG TGCGGTGTTCACTTGGACAAACCTCCTCGTGGTGGTTGTGGAGCTGGAGGGATCAGAGCAGGAGGCCCTGGACCTGGTGGCCCTGGTCACCAACGTTGTCCTGGAGGAGCACTACCTCATCGtaggggtggtggtggtggtcgaCCCCGGCGTCATCCCCATTAACTCCAGAGGGGAGAAGCAACGCATGCATCTCAGAGACGGATTCCTGGCAGACCAGCTGGACCCCATATACGTGGCTTATAACATGTGA
- the dip2a gene encoding disco-interacting protein 2 homolog A isoform X2 — protein MAERTSTGLLTMMLEPTPAVAMTLPAEVREKLAELELELSEGDITQKGYEKKRGKLLAPYIPQIQGVDPSLQIDNRIQASSQAVLPGSKHNKSRAANTRDERFRSDLHTEAVQAALAKYKERKMPMPSKRRSVLVQSSVEACTPPDTSSASEDEGSLRRQGRLATSTPYQGHPAVEHWFNRVIQGSSTSSSASSTSSHPGGRSVTTTNTTAHAALNANAAATALADLMAHTQLDNHSAPPDVTGLSERSSLHAERPQVASVRGVSRGYNHHTSVMETADGCEWRGEGSLSLMDGVPVNSRVSSKIQQLLNTLKRPKRPPLREFFVDDFEELLDVQQPDPNQPKPEGQQMSPLEGEPLGVANKWPPSLPAALQRWGTTQPKSPCLTGLDNAGKPVYTLTYGKLWTRSQKLAYTLLNKLSTRNEPLLMPGDRVALVFPNNDPVMFMVAFYGCLLAELVPVPIEVPLTRKDAGSQQIGFLLGSCGVTLALTTDACQKGLPKAQTGEVATFKGWPRLLWFVTDGKHVVKPPKDWHPPVREASNDIAYIEYKTSKEGSTMGITVSHSAMLAHCHALTQACGYTEAETITNVLDFKREAGLWHGVLTSVMNRMHVISIPYSLMKVNPLSWIQKVHTYKARVAVVKSRDMHWSLLAQRDQRDLSLSSLRMLIVADGANPWSISSCDAFLNVFQARGLRPEVICPCASSSEAMTVAIRRPPEMGVPPPGKAVLSMGGLSHSVIRVDTEEKLSVLTVQDVGQVMPGAVVCVVRVEGTPYLCQTDEVGEICVSSSSTGVAYYGLPGKTKNIFETIPLTSSGIPISDRPFTRTSLLGFVGPDSLVFVVGKMEGLMVVSGRRHNADDVVATALAVEPMKFVYRGRIAVFSVSVLHDERIVVVAEQRPDASEEDSFQWMSRVLQAIDSIHQVGVYCLALVPANTLPKAPLGGIHISETKQRFLEGALHPCNVLMCPHTCVTNLPKPRQKQPEVGPASMIVGNLVAGKRIAQACGRDVAQLEDNDQFLYIQDVLQWRAQATPDHPLFLVLNAKGTVASTASCLQLHKRAERVAAALMGRLNTGDHVALVYPPGIDLIATFYGCLYAGCVPVTVRPPHPQNLATTLPTVKMIVEVSKSVCILTTQAIMKLLKSKEAAAAVDIKSWPMVLDTDDLPRKKSPQMYKPPTPEMLAYLDFSVSTTGILAGVKMSHAATSALCRSIKLQCELYPSRQIAICLDPYCGLGFALWCLCSVYSGHQSILVPPLELESNASLWLAAVSQYKVRVTFCSYSVMEMCTKGLGSQTEALRLRNVNLSCVRTCMVVAEERPRIALTQSFSKIFKDLGLSPRAVSTTFGCRVNVAICLQGTSGPDPTTVYVDMRALRHDRVRLVERGSPHSLPLMESGKILPGVKVIIANTETKGPLGDSHLGEVWVSSPHNATGYYTVYGEEALHADHFNTKLSFGDTQTVWARTGYLGFLRRTELTDASGERHDALYVVGSLDETLELRGMRYHPIDIETSVIRSHKSIAECAVFTWTNLLVVVVELEGSEQEALDLVALVTNVVLEEHYLIVGVVVVVDPGVIPINSRGEKQRMHLRDGFLADQLDPIYVAYNM, from the exons GTGTAGATCCTTCTCTGCAAATTGACAACAGGATCCAGGCCTCCTCCCAAGCTGTTCTCCCAGGTTCGAAACACAACAAGTCCCGGGCGGCCAACACCCGGGATGAACGCTTCAGATCTG ATTTGCACACAGAAGCCGTCCAAGCAGCTTTGGCAAAGtacaaagagaggaagatgcCAATGCCCTCCAAGAGACGATCTGTGCTAGTTCAGTCTTCTGTTGAGGCATGCACCCCGCCAG acacctcCTCAGCGTCAGAAGACGAGGGCTCGCTGCGCCGGCAGGGACGTCTGGCCACCTCCACACCCTACCAGGGCCACCCAGCCGTTGAGCACTGGTTTAACCGTGTCATCCAGGGTTCGtccacctcatcctccgcaTCATCCACCTCATCCCACCCGGGAGGGAGATCCgtcaccaccaccaacaccacagCCCACGCAGCCCTCAACGCCAACGCCGCAGCTACCGCACTGGCCGACCTTATGGCACACACCCAGCTAG ATAACCACTCAGCACCCCCTGATGTGACGGGGCTGTCGGAGCGCTCCTCGCTTCATGCGGAGCGGCCCCAGGTGGCCTCAGTGCGAGGTGTTTCCCGCGGCTACAACCACCACACCAGTGTCATGGAGACTGCAGATG GCTGTGAATGGAGAGGTGAAGGATCCCTCAGTTTAATGGATG GTGTTCCAGTCAACAGTCGCGTCTCCTCCAAAATCCAGCAGCTTCTCAATACTCTGAAGAGACCAAAGCGACCGCCATTGCGAGAGTTCTTTGTCGACGACTTTGAGGAGCTTTTGGATG TCCAGCAGCCAGATCCCAACCAGCCAAAGCCTGAAGGCCAGCAGATGAGTCCCCTAGAAGGAGAGCCTCTTGGGGTGGCCAACAAGTGGCCTCCATCCTTGCCAGCAGCCCTACAACGGTGGGGCACCACTCAGCCTAAGAGTCCCTGTCTGACTGGCCTCGACAATGCTGGCAAGCCTGTTTACACACTCACTTATG GTAAACTATGGACCCGCAGTCAGAAACTGGCCTATACTCTTCTTAACAAGCTGAGCACTAGAAATGAGCCTTTGCTCATGCCTGGAGACCGA GTTGCACTTGTTTTCCCCAACAACGACCCAGTGATGTTCATGGTGGCCTTTTACGGCTGTCTCCTGGCAGAGCTGGTACCTGTGCCTATTGAAGTCCCGCTGACCAGAAAG GATGCAGGAAGTCAACAGATTGGCTTTCTGTTGGGCAGCTGTGGTGTCACGTTGGCGCTGACCACTGATGCTTGTCAGAAAGGCTTGCCCAAAGCACAAACGGGGGAGGTAGCCACTTTCAAAG GCTGGCCGCGGTTGCTGTGGTTTGTGACAGATGGAAAACATGTTGTAAAGCCTCCGAAAGATTGGCATCCTCCTGTACGGGAAGCCAGTAATGACATAGCTTACATAGAG TATAAAACCAGCAAGGAAGGAAGCACCATGGGAATCACAGTGTCCCATTCAgccatgctggctcactgtcacgcCCTCACACAGGCCTGCGGCTACACTGAAG CTGAGACCATAACCAACGTCCTGGACTTCAAGAGAGAAGCAGGATTATGGCATGGTGTTCTTACT AGTGTCATGAATCGGATGCATGTGATCAGCATTCCTTACTCCCTGATGAAAGTCAACCCCCTCTCCTGGATACAGAAGGTTCACACATACAAAG CGCGGGTTGCAGTGGTTAAGTCGAGGGACATGCATTGGTCTCTGCTGGCCCAGAGAGACCAGCGAGACCTCAGCCTGAGCTCACTGCGCATGCTCATTGTAGCTGATGGAGCTAACCCAT GGTCGATATCCTCTTGCGACGCCTTCCTCAACGTGTTTCAGGCACGTGGGCTGCGACCTGAGGTGATCTGTCCATGTGCAAGCTCTTCAGAAGCCATGACTGTCGCCATCCGCAG ACCTCCAGAAATGGGTGTTCCTCCTCCTGGGAAGGCGGTGCTGTCTATGGGTGGGCTGAGCCACAGCGTGATCCGTgtggacacagaggagaaaCTCTCTGTCCTTACAGTGCAGGATGTGGGACAGGTCATGCCTGGAG CTGTGGTTTGTGTGGTGCGGGTGGAGGGGACACCCTATCTCTGTCAGACAGACGAGGTTGGAGAGATCTGCGTGAGCTCAAGTAGCACGGGTGTAGCTTATTATGGCCTCCCGGGGAAGACCAAGAACATCTTTGAG ACCATCCCACTAACATCATCTGGGATTCCCATCAGTGACAGACCCTTTACCAGGACCTCACTGCTGGGCTTTGTGGGACCG GACAGCCTTGTGTTTGTTGTGGGGAAGATGGAAGGACTGATGGTGGTCAGTGGGCGGAGACACAATGCTGATGACGTGGTTGCCACAGCACTGGCAGTGGAGCCCATGAAGTTTGTGTACAGGGGGAG GatagcagtgttttctgtgtccGTGCTGCACGACGAGAGGATCGTTGTTGTGGCAGAGCAGAGGCCAGACGCCTCTGAGGAAGACAGCTTCCAGTGGATGAGCCGTGTCCTTCAG GCCATAGACAGCATCCATCAGGTCGGGGTGTACTGCCTGGCCCTGGTGCCTGCCAATACTCTTCCTAAGGCTCCCCTGGGCGGCATCCATATATCTGAGACCAAACAGCGCTTCCTGGAGGGCGCCTTGCACCCCTGCAACGTCCTCATGTGCCCTCACACATGTGTCACCAACCTGCCCAAGCCGAGACAAAAACAGCCAG AGGTCGGTCCTGCTTCTATGATAGTGGGTAACCTGGTGGCAGGCAAGAGGATAGCACAGGCCTGCGGGAGAGACGTGGCCCAGCTAGAGGACAATGACCAG TTTCTGTACATACAAGACGTGCTGCAATGGAGAGCTCAGGCCACTCCAGACCATCCTCTGTTCCTTGTTCTCAATGCTAAG GGCACGGTGGCTAGTACAGCTTCCTGTCTGCAGCTGCACAAGCGGGCAGAGCGGGTGGCTGCTGCACTGATGGGACGCCTCAACACTGGAGACCATGTAGCACTCGTCTACCCGCCAG GAATCGACCTGATTGCCACCTTCTATGGCTGCCTGTACGCTGGCTGTGTGCCAGTCACTGTCAGACCCCCGCACCCCCAGAACCTGGCGACCACCCTGCCCACCGTCAAGATGATTGTTGAG GTCAGTAAGTCGGTGTGTATCCTGACCACTCAAGCAATAATGAAGCTGCTGAAATCCAaagaggctgctgcagctgtggACATCAAGAGCTGGCCCATGGTGCTGGACACAG ATGACCTCCCCAGGAAGAAGAGCCCCCAGATGTACAAGCCCCCGACCCCAGAGATGTTAGCTTACCTGGACTTCAGTGTGTCCACAACAGGCATCTTAGCGGGGGTCAAA ATGTCTCATGCTGCCACCAGTGCCTTGTGTCGCTCCATCAAACTGCAGTGTGAGCTCTACCCATCCCGGCAGATCGCCATCTGTCTGGACCCCTACTGCGGCCTGGGCTTCGCTCTCTGGTGTCTGTGCAG CGTGTACTCGGGCCACCAGTCGATCCTGGTTCCCCCTCTGGAGCTAGAGAGCAATGCGTCTCTGTGGCTTGCGGCAGTCAGCCAGTACAAAGTGCGCGTCACCTTCTGCTCGTATTCAGTCATGGAGATGTGCACCAAGGGCCTGGGTTCACAGACAGAAGCACTGCGG TTGCGAAATGTGAACCTGTCTTGTGTGCGTACGTGCATGGTCGTAGCAGAGGAGAGGCCCCGCATAGCACTTACTCAGTCCTTCTCAAAGATCTTCAAGGACTTGGGGCTTTCACCACGCGCCGTCAGCACCACCTTCGGCTGCAGGGTGAATGTGGCGATCTGTTTGCAG GGCACATCTGGACCAGACCCCACTACTGTTTATGTGGACATGAGAGCTCTACGACATGATAG GGTTCGCCTGGTAGAGAGAGGGTCACCACACAGCTTGCCACTGATGGAGTCTGGGAAG ATCCTTCCAGGAGTGAAGGTGATCATTGCCAACACAGAGACTAAAGGACCCCTGGGAGACTCCCACCTAGGAGAG GTCTGGGTGAGCAGTCCTCACAATGCTACAGGCTACTACACAGTGTATGGTGAGGAGGCGCTGCATGCGGACCACTTCAACACAAAGCTCAGCTTCGGCGACACCCAGACTGTGTGGGCAAGGACGGGCTACCTGGGCTTCCTGCGGCGCACTGAGCTGACTGATGCCAGTGGAG AGCGCCATGACGCCCTCTATGTGGTGGGCTCTCTTGATGAGACTCTGGAGCTGAGAGGAATGAGGTATCACCCAATTGACATCGAGACCTCTGTTATCCGTTCTCACAAGAGCATAGCTGAATG TGCGGTGTTCACTTGGACAAACCTCCTCGTGGTGGTTGTGGAGCTGGAGGGATCAGAGCAGGAGGCCCTGGACCTGGTGGCCCTGGTCACCAACGTTGTCCTGGAGGAGCACTACCTCATCGtaggggtggtggtggtggtcgaCCCCGGCGTCATCCCCATTAACTCCAGAGGGGAGAAGCAACGCATGCATCTCAGAGACGGATTCCTGGCAGACCAGCTGGACCCCATATACGTGGCTTATAACATGTGA